A single genomic interval of Hydrogenimonas thermophila harbors:
- a CDS encoding flagellin — protein MKITDNTSWNHIQTTKKEVEKSINEVGSGKKEVMDEASLQMLIDTIGSEISETTQQITNSNNSIAMLQIASSSLDSLSKMSDELNQLSVQYNSAALNSDQKSMIASQSEALKRSMNDVIDSTTFNGKNLFSSNAFESMGVDLSSVNVSDIQIDNQDTIKDFTTVLNSAFSSVSSATNSEISNINNLSEKLVNQNRARSINEDTDIAENINNITNQNIKLNASLIAQAHQQSVLASSMANLLN, from the coding sequence ATGAAAATAACCGACAATACAAGCTGGAATCACATCCAAACTACAAAAAAAGAGGTGGAAAAGTCTATAAATGAAGTTGGTAGCGGCAAAAAAGAGGTAATGGATGAAGCCAGTTTACAGATGTTGATCGATACTATTGGTTCTGAAATTAGTGAAACAACTCAACAGATTACAAATTCAAATAACTCTATTGCTATGCTTCAAATTGCCTCATCTTCTCTTGACAGTTTAAGCAAAATGAGTGATGAACTGAACCAACTAAGTGTACAATACAATAGCGCTGCATTAAACAGTGATCAAAAAAGTATGATTGCCAGCCAGTCTGAAGCATTAAAACGTTCAATGAATGATGTAATAGACAGTACCACTTTCAATGGTAAAAATCTATTTAGCAGTAATGCTTTTGAATCTATGGGTGTTGATTTAAGCAGTGTAAATGTCTCTGATATACAAATAGACAATCAAGACACAATTAAAGATTTTACAACTGTTCTTAACAGCGCTTTTAGTTCGGTGTCAAGTGCAACAAATAGTGAGATATCAAATATCAATAACCTCTCAGAAAAGCTGGTTAACCAAAATAGAGCTAGAAGTATAAATGAAGATACAGATATTGCTGAAAATATTAACAATATTACAAATCAAAACATTAAACTTAATGCTTCTTTAATAGCACAGGCTCATCAACAGAGTGTTTTAGCTAGCAGTATGGCAAACTTGCTTAACTAA
- a CDS encoding DedA family protein → MAEIVNWIVETVGTLGYLGIFIMMFLESSFFPFPSEVAMIPAGYLASKGEMNLITAFVAGAGGSLAGAIFNYILGHKLGRPFLIKYGKYFFIKEETIKKTELFFQKYGSASTLFGRLIPGIRQYISLPAGIAKMPLLSFSIYTFIGAGIWCIVLLSLGYIFGEHEDKIQEAMHYILLGISILIIVVFYYFRKKSRVNK, encoded by the coding sequence ATGGCAGAAATAGTAAACTGGATTGTAGAGACAGTAGGAACTTTAGGATATTTAGGAATATTTATTATGATGTTTTTAGAGAGCTCTTTTTTTCCTTTTCCAAGTGAGGTTGCGATGATCCCTGCCGGATATTTAGCCAGTAAAGGTGAAATGAATCTTATAACTGCATTTGTTGCTGGAGCAGGTGGCTCACTTGCTGGAGCAATTTTTAACTATATTCTTGGACATAAACTTGGTCGTCCATTTCTTATAAAATATGGAAAATACTTTTTTATTAAAGAAGAAACTATTAAAAAGACTGAACTATTTTTTCAAAAGTATGGGTCGGCCAGTACACTATTTGGCAGACTGATACCTGGAATTCGTCAATATATCTCTCTTCCAGCTGGAATAGCTAAAATGCCTCTTTTAAGTTTTAGTATATATACTTTTATTGGTGCTGGTATATGGTGCATTGTACTTTTATCACTTGGTTATATTTTTGGAGAGCATGAAGATAAAATTCAAGAGGCTATGCACTATATTTTATTAGGAATATCTATTTTAATAATAGTAGTATTTTACTATTTTAGAAAAAAGAGCAGAGTCAATAAATAG
- the pyrC gene encoding dihydroorotase has product MVITISDPLDMHLHLRDGDMLEIVAPLSSKTFSGALIMPNLVPPVTTKEAVNEYKIRIEKAKKEHTFTPYMTLFFRSDYTKEFLEEVKDDILAIKLYPAGITTNSEGGVSGFDLEELSSTLNAMSDLGIPLCVHGETGGFVMDREAEFIPIYEMLAKNFPNLKIIMEHITTKEAVAALDRYDNLYATITLHHLYITLDDVAGGLLQPHLFCKPIAKRPEDRTALLNVALGAHPKVMFGSDSAPHPRNSKEAPGCAAGVFTAPIALQALAQLFDKHGALENLQSFVSDNAKRIYGITPPSKEVVLEKSEYLVPEIYENSVVPMFAGQSLEWRVVRAG; this is encoded by the coding sequence ATGGTCATTACTATTTCTGATCCACTTGACATGCATTTGCACTTACGGGATGGCGATATGCTTGAAATTGTTGCTCCTCTTAGTAGCAAAACATTTAGTGGAGCTTTGATTATGCCTAATTTGGTGCCACCTGTAACAACCAAAGAGGCTGTAAATGAGTATAAAATTAGAATAGAAAAGGCTAAAAAAGAACACACATTTACTCCATATATGACACTTTTTTTTAGATCTGATTACACAAAAGAGTTTTTAGAAGAGGTAAAAGATGATATTTTGGCTATTAAACTCTATCCAGCCGGTATAACTACCAACTCTGAAGGTGGTGTTAGCGGTTTTGATCTTGAAGAACTATCTTCTACACTAAATGCTATGAGTGATCTTGGCATCCCACTTTGTGTACATGGTGAGACAGGTGGCTTTGTGATGGATAGAGAAGCAGAGTTTATACCAATTTATGAGATGCTTGCTAAAAACTTTCCAAACTTAAAAATTATAATGGAGCATATCACAACAAAAGAGGCAGTTGCAGCGCTTGATCGTTATGATAATCTTTATGCAACAATTACACTACATCACCTTTACATTACATTAGATGATGTAGCAGGAGGACTTTTACAGCCGCATCTATTTTGTAAGCCTATAGCAAAGCGGCCTGAAGATCGTACTGCTTTATTGAATGTTGCACTTGGAGCACATCCAAAGGTAATGTTTGGTTCTGACTCTGCACCACACCCAAGAAACAGTAAAGAGGCACCTGGATGTGCAGCTGGAGTATTTACAGCTCCTATAGCTCTACAGGCTTTGGCACAGCTTTTTGATAAACACGGAGCATTAGAGAATTTACAAAGCTTTGTCAGTGATAATGCAAAACGTATTTATGGTATTACTCCACCTTCTAAAGAGGTTGTTTTGGAAAAATCAGAATATCTTGTACCTGAAATTTATGAAAATAGTGTAGTTCCTATGTTTGCAGGACAAAGCCTTGAGTGGAGGGTCGTGCGTGCAGGCTAG
- a CDS encoding response regulator transcription factor, giving the protein MQARILLLEDDQLFGETLVDFLEEEGYEVVHFLEAKLAIEAIYEQGFDIYLLDVNVPDMNGFDLLCQLRESGDKTPAIYITSARDKEALSTGFNCGADDYMKKPIDLDELALRIGAQLRRMQNSQKIAVGKYHFDRERLVLYNGDNIIAMPKKQAELLALLLENRGEVVTTEEILEELYGEDNPGTGALRVYINKLKQIFGKDAISNIRGIGYCFEK; this is encoded by the coding sequence GTGCAGGCTAGAATTCTTCTACTTGAAGATGACCAACTTTTTGGAGAGACTCTTGTAGATTTTTTAGAAGAGGAGGGGTATGAGGTTGTACACTTTCTTGAAGCAAAGTTGGCTATAGAGGCTATTTATGAACAAGGGTTTGACATCTATTTGCTAGATGTCAATGTTCCAGATATGAATGGCTTTGATCTATTATGCCAACTTAGAGAGAGTGGCGATAAAACACCGGCAATTTACATTACATCTGCAAGAGATAAAGAGGCTCTCTCTACAGGGTTTAATTGTGGAGCTGATGATTATATGAAAAAGCCAATTGACCTTGATGAACTTGCCTTGCGAATTGGAGCACAGTTGCGCAGAATGCAAAACTCTCAGAAAATAGCTGTTGGAAAGTACCATTTTGACAGAGAGCGTTTGGTGCTTTATAATGGTGATAACATAATAGCTATGCCTAAAAAGCAGGCTGAACTTTTAGCTCTATTGCTTGAGAATAGAGGAGAAGTTGTTACAACAGAAGAGATTTTAGAAGAGTTGTATGGAGAAGATAATCCCGGTACAGGTGCATTAAGAGTTTATATAAATAAATTAAAACAGATTTTTGGTAAAGATGCTATTTCAAATATTAGGGGAATTGGGTACTGCTTTGAAAAATAG
- a CDS encoding sensor histidine kinase: MKNREIFKVLLFYVVTFVSMSGLMWVVFENFGYSNKNFLVVTAMLLPLAMLFGYILSKIALEPLFITNDLLDRLLKDTLHELNIPLSTIFANVSMLKRKESDPKKLVRLERIERAGENLKELYEDLDYFIKKEIGTVECETFDLNDVIKKSIAKIEGASEDITIQYTPESMVIIADRRGCQKAVDNLISNAVKYNRPKGFVKISIQNGWLVIEDSGIGMDETTLFHIFDRYYQSDLNASGYGIGLHIVKTFCDEHGIEISIDSKVDEGTTFRLGFEALKERSKN, from the coding sequence TTGAAAAATAGAGAGATATTTAAAGTTTTACTCTTTTATGTGGTAACATTTGTCTCCATGTCAGGTTTAATGTGGGTAGTTTTTGAAAATTTTGGATATAGCAATAAAAATTTTTTGGTAGTAACAGCTATGCTTCTTCCATTAGCAATGTTGTTTGGTTATATTCTTTCTAAAATAGCACTTGAGCCTCTTTTTATAACTAATGATCTACTTGATAGACTGTTAAAAGATACTCTTCATGAACTCAATATTCCTCTTTCAACAATATTTGCAAATGTCTCTATGCTTAAACGCAAAGAGAGTGATCCTAAAAAGCTGGTTCGTCTTGAGCGTATAGAGAGAGCAGGGGAGAATTTAAAAGAGTTATATGAAGATCTTGACTATTTTATAAAAAAAGAGATTGGTACAGTTGAGTGTGAAACTTTTGATTTAAATGATGTTATTAAAAAAAGCATTGCCAAAATAGAGGGTGCAAGTGAAGATATTACGATACAATACACTCCAGAGTCTATGGTGATAATTGCAGATAGACGAGGTTGTCAAAAAGCTGTTGATAACCTTATAAGTAATGCTGTTAAATACAACCGTCCAAAAGGTTTTGTGAAAATTTCAATTCAAAACGGGTGGTTGGTAATTGAAGATAGTGGTATAGGAATGGATGAAACGACACTGTTTCATATATTTGATCGTTACTATCAAAGTGATTTGAATGCATCAGGATATGGCATAGGTTTGCATATTGTTAAAACATTTTGTGATGAGCATGGTATTGAGATATCAATAGATTCAAAAGTAGATGAAGGAACAACGTTTCGATTGGGATTTGAAGCACTTAAGGAACGGAGTAAAAATTGA
- the exbB gene encoding TonB-system energizer ExbB, producing MNIKSITDWVDYGFIGLLGFLSIIALWLILDRYFYYRHIDLESFQEKEELEIALGENMTMIASIGANAPFIGLLGTVVGIMVTFITIGQSGLVDTKEIMVGLALALKTTAGGILVAIPVIWLYNLLARKAEILIAKWEIINRNRRYEN from the coding sequence TTGAATATTAAATCTATAACTGACTGGGTAGATTACGGTTTTATTGGATTATTGGGATTTTTAAGTATTATTGCTTTATGGCTTATATTGGATAGATACTTTTACTATCGTCATATAGATTTAGAAAGTTTTCAAGAGAAAGAAGAACTAGAAATAGCACTGGGTGAAAATATGACAATGATTGCTTCTATAGGTGCCAATGCTCCATTTATAGGTTTGCTTGGAACAGTTGTAGGCATAATGGTAACATTTATAACTATAGGACAAAGTGGACTTGTTGATACAAAAGAGATTATGGTTGGTTTGGCACTTGCTCTTAAAACTACTGCTGGAGGAATTTTAGTAGCAATTCCTGTTATATGGCTCTACAATCTTTTAGCCCGTAAAGCAGAAATCTTAATTGCAAAATGGGAAATAATTAATCGCAATAGACGTTATGAAAATTAA
- a CDS encoding ExbD/TolR family protein, giving the protein MKIKKFDQINVLPFIDIMLVLLVIVLTSASFVSKGTIPIDLPKAGEGKKAVTEKMKTIVINKQGVFYFESKKVNFEKLKQNILNLDPKKDTILIKSDAKSQFQNFVKVIDFLKTKGFEKVSIETQKE; this is encoded by the coding sequence ATGAAAATTAAAAAGTTTGATCAAATTAATGTACTTCCATTTATAGATATAATGCTTGTTTTGCTTGTAATTGTTCTTACAAGTGCATCATTTGTAAGCAAAGGTACAATACCTATTGATTTACCTAAGGCAGGAGAAGGTAAAAAGGCAGTTACAGAGAAGATGAAAACTATTGTTATAAATAAGCAGGGAGTCTTTTACTTTGAGTCAAAAAAAGTAAATTTTGAAAAGTTGAAGCAAAATATTTTAAATTTAGATCCTAAGAAAGATACCATACTTATAAAGAGTGATGCAAAAAGTCAGTTTCAAAACTTTGTAAAAGTTATAGATTTTCTTAAAACTAAAGGATTTGAAAAAGTTAGTATAGAGACTCAAAAAGAGTAA
- a CDS encoding sensor domain-containing protein — MKSNKMIENIKFLRLLADNLPDMLWAKDTEGRYLFANKALCENLLMAKDTEEPIGKTDVFFAKREREKHPDNPEWHTFGELCFNSDVVTLEHMKPMRFEEFGNVKGKMLYLEVHKAPLFDDEGNLLGTVGSGRDITRQKELENQIKKSKETFEQLLNTTIEGLFVFDVNKRCILANEMASHITGYSIEELIGMHAINDIIDPSVRDYVTQKMKIDNADPYEMAIKHKNGKKIPVLARGKNIDLFGEKVRVSAILDISDIKKAQKKIEYLAYYDTLTGLPNRSLLNNYMEQIMIASNENGFDNALVFIDMDNFKKINDTAGHKSGDILLQEIALRIKNSITENDIALRFGGDEFIIILTNLKNIDNEIEEKINKIRQNIEKEFFLPEPYMMEIHPEFSMGIIFFKGSKHNPEELLKKADLALYDAKKAGKNCIKYYNHNMQKEIEQQIEIEYRLNKAFENDEIKVFYQPQISLDGKITGAEALCRWQHPVDGIISPIKFIPIAESSGQIIKLGDIVLEKVCQHIHNWSKNSKFKSIPISVNISVKQFMLPEFIESVEEKIKKYNIKKGMLKFELTESLFLNDLKKVVDKMHKLKEMGISISLDDFGTGFSSLVYLKSLPLSQLKIDRSFVTDIANDENDKAIVNATVAIADSMKLQTIAEGVETVEQKEFLKDIGCTVYQGYLFSKPLPLEEFESYIENY; from the coding sequence GTGAAATCAAATAAAATGATTGAAAACATAAAATTTTTAAGATTACTGGCAGACAATCTACCCGATATGCTTTGGGCAAAAGATACAGAAGGACGCTACCTTTTTGCCAATAAAGCATTATGTGAAAACCTTTTAATGGCTAAGGACACTGAAGAACCTATTGGTAAAACCGATGTTTTCTTTGCAAAAAGAGAAAGAGAAAAACACCCTGATAACCCAGAATGGCATACATTTGGAGAGCTATGCTTCAACTCTGATGTTGTAACTCTTGAACATATGAAACCTATGCGTTTTGAAGAGTTTGGTAATGTTAAAGGGAAAATGCTCTATTTGGAGGTTCATAAAGCACCACTATTTGATGATGAAGGAAATCTTCTAGGAACTGTCGGTAGTGGAAGAGATATAACCCGTCAAAAAGAGCTTGAAAATCAGATAAAAAAATCTAAAGAAACATTTGAACAACTGCTAAATACTACAATAGAAGGTCTCTTTGTATTTGATGTCAATAAGAGATGCATTTTAGCAAATGAGATGGCATCACATATTACCGGTTACTCAATTGAAGAACTTATTGGTATGCATGCTATAAATGATATTATTGATCCTAGTGTTCGTGATTATGTAACTCAAAAAATGAAAATTGATAATGCTGATCCTTATGAGATGGCTATTAAACATAAAAATGGAAAAAAAATTCCTGTTCTTGCAAGAGGTAAAAATATAGATCTATTTGGAGAAAAAGTACGTGTCAGTGCAATTTTAGATATTAGTGATATAAAAAAAGCTCAAAAGAAAATTGAGTATCTTGCTTATTATGATACTCTTACAGGCTTGCCCAATAGAAGTTTACTAAACAATTATATGGAGCAAATAATGATTGCTTCTAATGAAAATGGTTTTGACAATGCACTAGTATTTATAGACATGGATAACTTTAAAAAGATTAATGATACAGCTGGTCATAAAAGTGGAGATATATTACTACAAGAGATAGCTTTACGTATAAAAAATTCTATTACTGAAAATGATATAGCATTAAGATTTGGAGGTGATGAGTTTATTATTATTCTAACAAATTTAAAAAATATAGATAATGAAATAGAAGAAAAAATCAATAAAATTCGTCAAAATATTGAAAAAGAGTTCTTTTTACCTGAACCTTATATGATGGAAATTCATCCTGAATTTAGTATGGGAATTATTTTTTTCAAGGGTAGTAAACATAACCCGGAAGAGCTATTAAAAAAAGCAGATCTTGCTCTATATGATGCTAAAAAAGCTGGTAAAAATTGTATAAAATATTACAACCACAATATGCAAAAAGAGATTGAACAGCAAATAGAAATAGAGTATAGACTAAACAAAGCTTTTGAAAATGATGAAATTAAAGTTTTTTATCAGCCCCAAATCTCTTTAGATGGAAAAATTACTGGTGCTGAAGCACTTTGTAGATGGCAACATCCGGTAGATGGGATCATATCTCCTATTAAATTTATTCCAATAGCTGAATCAAGTGGTCAAATCATTAAATTGGGTGATATTGTTCTTGAAAAAGTGTGTCAGCATATTCATAACTGGTCAAAAAACAGTAAATTCAAATCAATTCCTATAAGTGTAAATATTAGTGTAAAACAGTTTATGCTACCTGAATTTATAGAAAGTGTAGAAGAAAAAATTAAAAAATATAATATTAAAAAAGGTATGCTTAAATTTGAACTGACAGAATCACTATTTCTTAATGATCTTAAAAAAGTAGTTGATAAAATGCATAAATTAAAAGAGATGGGAATCTCAATTTCGCTTGATGATTTTGGAACAGGATTTTCATCTCTTGTTTATCTAAAATCACTGCCTTTAAGCCAGCTAAAGATTGATAGATCATTTGTAACAGATATTGCCAATGATGAAAATGATAAAGCAATTGTTAATGCAACTGTAGCTATTGCAGACTCTATGAAACTTCAAACAATTGCGGAAGGTGTAGAAACAGTTGAGCAAAAAGAGTTTCTTAAAGATATCGGATGCACCGTATATCAAGGTTATCTTTTTAGCAAACCTCTCCCTCTAGAAGAGTTTGAAAGCTATATAGAAAATTATTAA
- a CDS encoding DUF692 domain-containing protein — MLIDGCGLGLRNSFINEIEEYQESIDFLEIVPENLMHMNKKEAKRFESICEKFPVIAHGLSLSLGDVKHLDLKHLKRLRKFLDKYGIEDYSEHLSFTSIDGVQSFELLPLPMTEAMVEGVVDKIKIVEEILERTLVIENPTYYTVLASTMEESEFIAEILKRSGVKLLLDINNVFVNSFNHGFDAEAFIDEINFEKVAYCHIAGHMDYRNDLLVDTHGMPVKEEVWNLMRYVLAKKRVPIMLERDNNIPPLKELMKEYEKMQGIYNGV, encoded by the coding sequence ATGCTGATAGATGGATGTGGTCTAGGACTAAGGAATAGTTTCATAAATGAAATAGAAGAGTATCAAGAGAGTATAGATTTTCTTGAAATAGTACCTGAAAATCTAATGCATATGAATAAGAAAGAGGCAAAACGGTTTGAAAGCATATGTGAGAAGTTCCCAGTAATTGCTCATGGCTTATCTCTCTCTTTGGGAGATGTGAAGCATCTTGATCTGAAGCATCTAAAACGACTAAGAAAATTTCTTGATAAATATGGCATAGAGGACTATTCAGAACATTTGAGTTTTACATCAATAGATGGAGTTCAGAGTTTTGAACTACTTCCGTTGCCAATGACTGAAGCTATGGTAGAAGGGGTTGTAGATAAGATTAAGATAGTTGAAGAGATTCTTGAAAGAACTCTTGTTATTGAAAATCCTACCTATTATACTGTTCTTGCTTCAACTATGGAAGAGAGTGAGTTTATTGCTGAAATTTTAAAAAGAAGCGGAGTAAAACTTTTGCTTGATATTAATAATGTTTTTGTTAACAGTTTTAACCACGGTTTTGACGCAGAAGCTTTCATAGATGAAATCAATTTTGAAAAAGTTGCATATTGTCATATAGCTGGACATATGGATTATCGTAATGATCTTCTTGTTGATACTCATGGAATGCCTGTAAAAGAGGAAGTATGGAATCTGATGCGTTATGTTTTGGCTAAAAAGAGAGTTCCAATTATGTTAGAACGTGATAACAACATTCCTCCTCTTAAAGAGTTAATGAAAGAGTATGAGAAGATGCAAGGAATATATAATGGAGTATGA
- a CDS encoding putative DNA-binding domain-containing protein: MEYEQKVLKSFFKAIRSGNTKSYINGDIYKKLIYYRFEEALLATYPIFYSRISEKKWRKLVKAFIATETTTPFMWKMPKKFGRFVASKMKKPKYIKDLLWFEWIEVELMMAPYKKTKHKKVDFSKCYKVAKSARVKRLSYPVMYGEFKPKGKYWIVIYQTSFGDVEWMEITPFMGELLKKCNGKKELSKIVEKVSKKYDIEVKDAKAVLEKGLKQLLKKGVLI; the protein is encoded by the coding sequence ATGGAGTATGAACAAAAGGTATTGAAGAGCTTTTTTAAAGCAATAAGATCTGGTAATACTAAAAGCTATATAAATGGAGATATCTACAAAAAGTTAATCTATTATCGATTTGAAGAGGCTCTTTTGGCAACATATCCGATCTTCTATTCCCGAATTAGTGAAAAGAAGTGGCGTAAACTTGTAAAGGCATTTATTGCTACTGAGACGACCACCCCTTTTATGTGGAAAATGCCTAAGAAATTTGGTCGTTTTGTAGCATCAAAAATGAAGAAACCAAAATATATAAAAGATCTTTTATGGTTTGAGTGGATAGAGGTAGAGCTTATGATGGCTCCATATAAAAAAACAAAACATAAAAAGGTTGACTTTTCAAAATGTTACAAAGTAGCTAAAAGTGCTCGTGTCAAGAGACTCTCTTACCCTGTAATGTATGGTGAGTTTAAGCCTAAAGGTAAATACTGGATAGTAATTTATCAAACCTCTTTTGGTGATGTAGAGTGGATGGAGATAACACCATTTATGGGAGAGCTTCTTAAAAAGTGTAATGGTAAAAAAGAGCTTTCAAAAATTGTAGAGAAGGTCTCTAAAAAGTATGATATAGAGGTAAAAGATGCTAAAGCAGTTCTTGAAAAAGGGCTTAAACAACTTCTGAAAAAAGGAGTCCTCATTTAG
- a CDS encoding DoxX family protein: protein MLIKLIYIEFSRFTEYFKSLSLLFVRLILAYGFFEPAMMKWSDISAVSQWFGSMGIPFPTLNAYLAATTELSGVVLLTLGFMTRLIAIPLIAVMIVAIITVHLPQGFSAGNNGFEIPLYYMIMLFVLVTHGPGRFSIDEVVFEER, encoded by the coding sequence ATGTTAATAAAACTTATCTATATAGAATTTTCAAGGTTTACAGAATATTTTAAGAGTCTTTCTCTTCTTTTTGTGCGCCTTATACTGGCTTATGGTTTTTTTGAACCAGCTATGATGAAGTGGAGTGATATCTCTGCCGTGTCACAATGGTTTGGATCTATGGGAATACCATTTCCTACACTAAATGCCTATTTGGCAGCTACAACAGAGCTAAGTGGCGTTGTTTTACTGACGTTGGGGTTTATGACACGTCTGATTGCAATACCTCTTATAGCTGTTATGATTGTAGCGATTATTACAGTGCATCTGCCACAAGGATTTTCTGCGGGCAATAATGGATTTGAGATACCGCTTTATTATATGATAATGCTCTTTGTACTGGTTACACACGGTCCTGGACGCTTTAGTATTGATGAGGTTGTATTTGAAGAGAGATAA